Proteins found in one Rhodovulum sp. MB263 genomic segment:
- a CDS encoding peptidylprolyl isomerase produces MAEIKDPENTIIMELKGGHVTIALLPEVAPKHVERMKTLARAGAYDNVVFHRVIEGFMAQTGDVEHGNAEKDYNPRRAGTGGSDLPDLPAEFSKLPHDRGTLGAARSANPNSANSQFFINFADNHFLNGQYTVYGRVIEGMEHVDAIVRGEPPADPDRMIRVKVAADA; encoded by the coding sequence ATGGCCGAGATCAAGGACCCCGAGAACACCATCATCATGGAGCTGAAGGGGGGCCACGTCACCATCGCGCTTCTGCCCGAGGTCGCCCCCAAGCATGTCGAGCGCATGAAGACGCTCGCCCGGGCCGGAGCCTATGACAATGTGGTGTTTCATCGCGTGATCGAGGGCTTCATGGCCCAGACCGGCGATGTGGAACACGGCAATGCCGAGAAGGACTACAACCCCCGCCGTGCCGGGACCGGCGGCTCCGATCTGCCCGACCTGCCGGCCGAATTCTCCAAGCTGCCGCATGATCGGGGCACCCTCGGCGCGGCGCGCTCCGCGAATCCGAACTCGGCCAATTCGCAGTTCTTCATCAACTTCGCCGACAACCATTTCCTCAACGGCCAGTACACCGTCTATGGCCGCGTGATCGAGGGCATGGAACATGTCGACGCCATTGTCCGGGGCGAGCCGCCGGCCGATCCCGACCGCATGATCCGCGTCAAGGTGGCGGCCGATGCCTAA
- a CDS encoding peptidylprolyl isomerase yields the protein MPKLLVALLCTLAGPALATGLDIEIAGEGANGTVHVELMEDVAPGHVQRITELAREGAYDDVVFHRVIEGFMAQTGDVEFGKFGMDMRRAGTGGSDRPDLKAEFSDKSFDRGVVGMARSASPDSANSQFFIMFAPAPHLNGQYTVVGRVTEGMDVVDAIKRGSGRNGEVMGQPDRMVKVSVTD from the coding sequence ATGCCTAAGCTGCTTGTCGCGTTGCTCTGCACGCTGGCGGGGCCGGCGCTGGCGACCGGGCTCGATATCGAGATCGCGGGCGAGGGCGCGAATGGCACCGTTCATGTCGAGCTGATGGAGGATGTGGCCCCCGGCCATGTCCAGCGCATCACCGAGCTCGCCCGCGAGGGCGCCTATGACGATGTCGTCTTTCACCGGGTGATCGAGGGCTTCATGGCCCAGACCGGCGATGTCGAATTCGGCAAGTTCGGCATGGACATGCGCCGCGCCGGCACCGGTGGATCGGACCGTCCCGATCTCAAGGCCGAATTCTCGGACAAGAGCTTCGATCGCGGCGTGGTCGGCATGGCGCGTTCGGCCAGTCCCGACTCGGCCAATTCGCAGTTCTTCATCATGTTCGCCCCGGCGCCGCATCTGAACGGCCAGTACACGGTCGTCGGTCGCGTGACCGAGGGCATGGACGTGGTCGATGCGATCAAGCGTGGCTCGGGCCGGAACGGCGAGGTGATGGGCCAGCCCGACCGCATGGTCAAGGTCAGCGTCACCGACTGA